The Synergistaceae bacterium DNA window TCTACCATCTTGATCAACTCGTCCGTTATATCCTGCACTTCCTTGCTCAATCTCTTCAGGTCGTCCTCGCTTATCTCGGAGTCCTTCTCCATTTTCTTCAGGACGTCGTTGGAGTCCCTGCGGATGTTCCTTATCGCCACCCGTCCCTCCTCGGCATACTTCCCGACGAGCTTCGTCAGCTCCACCCGCCTATCCCTGGTGAGCTCCGGAAGGTTGACCCGAATGATCTCGCCGTCGCTCTGGGGAGTAACCCCCAGGGAGGAGGCCAGGATGGCCTTTTCTATGAGTTTGAGGGCGCTTCGGTCGAAGGGGGCGATGGCTATCTGTCTCCCCTCCGGAACCGTGATCGTGGCGACCTGCTTGACGGGCGTCGGTGCACCGTAGTAGTCGACCTTGATGTCACTGA harbors:
- the frr gene encoding ribosome recycling factor, yielding MPKSELKEMKGKMEKVVDHLKNEFLAIRTGRAHPGLVSDIKVDYYGAPTPVKQVATITVPEGRQIAIAPFDRSALKLIEKAILASSLGVTPQSDGEIIRVNLPELTRDRRVELTKLVGKYAEEGRVAIRNIRRDSNDVLKKMEKDSEISEDDLKRLSKEVQDITDELIKMVDEVLKGKEKEIMEE